One Melospiza melodia melodia isolate bMelMel2 chromosome 1, bMelMel2.pri, whole genome shotgun sequence genomic window carries:
- the LOC134418219 gene encoding CX3C chemokine receptor 1-like produces MTEAYSQVTTEYIYDEDAFFCNKTDIQEFGKIFLPLFYIIVFALGLTGNLMVVFAIVKGNKKSITDIYLLNLAISDLLFVISLPFWASNTVRGWTLGTVACTAVSSLYYIGFFGGMFFITAISIDRYLAIVRATYSLRSRTVRHGLLVSCGVWAIAVLVSVPQFVFSQLIENYCIAVYPEKLENIWPVFCNMELNTIGFLIPVCIIFYCYCGIIKTLLSCKNQKKARAIKLILIVVVVFFLFWSPYNVLIFLDTLNHYELFTDCNQIKSLDYAMHLAETIAFSHCCLNPFIYAFAGEKFRKYLYHVCLKYCPFMCFCGPCSHYQVSHSLSYAESVVNSNITQNTSDQDGSVFV; encoded by the coding sequence ATGACAGAAGCCTACTCACAAGTCACAACTGAATACATTTACGATGAAGATGCTTTCTTCTGCAATAAAACTGACATCCAagagtttgggaaaatatttctgcCACTATTTTACATCATCGTGTTTGCTCTTGGCCTCACGGGGAATCTAATGGTGGTTTTTGCCATTGTGAAAGGCAATAAAAAAAGCATCACTGACATCTATCTCCTGAACTTGGCCATCTCTGACCTTCTCTTTGTGATCTCCCTCCCGTTCTGGGCGTCCAACACAGTCCGTGGATGGACTCTTGGGACCGTTGCATGTACTGCTGTTTCCTCACTGTATTACATTGGTTTCTTTGGGGGAATGTTCTTTATCACTGCTATCAGCATTGACAGGTACTTGGCCATTGTCAGGGCAACTTACTCTCTGAGATCCAGGACAGTAAGACATGGCCTTCTGGTAAGCTGTGGAGTGTGGGCAATAGCAGTGCTAGTGTCGGTGCCACAGTTTGTGTTCTCCCAGCTCATAGAAAATTACTGCATTGCTGTCTACCCAGAGAAGCTGGAAAACATCTGGCCAGTGTTCTGCAATATGGAGCTGAACACCATTGGCTTTCTCATCCCAGTCTGTATCATATTCTATTGCTACTGTGGGATCATCAAAACTCTTCTGTCCtgcaaaaatcagaaaaaagcCCGAGCCATAAAACTGATATTGAttgtggtggtggttttttttctgttttggtctCCCTACAATGTACTGATTTTTCTAGATACTTTAAATCACTATGAGTTATTCACAGATTGCAACCAAATTAAGTCATTGGACTATGCAATGCACCTGGCTGAAACCATTGCATTCAGTCACTGTTGTCTCAATCCTTTTATCTATGCATTTGCTGGGGAAAAATTCAGGAAATACCTTTATCATGTCTGCTTGAAGTACTGTCCATTCATGTGTTTCTGTGGGCCCTGCAGTCACTACCAGGTCTCTCATTCACTTAGTTATGCCGAAAGTGTGGTGAACAGCAACATAACCCAGAACACCAGTGACCAGGACGGCTCTGTCTTCGTCTAA